The sequence ATATTAAGACTCGCGTAAGCCCCCGTGCTCACCCCACCATGACGCAGGGTGGTTAACGCCCCTACCCAGGCAGGCGCGGGCCAATCAGGACGTAAAAAAGACATCTTGCTTTTATTCATCAAGCTCGCTTGATTCATTATCCGCCTCTCCCAATTTCACCAGGCATAACGACTAATACTCCTCTGGAATATCCGCGTCCGTGACCCACTCCACTTCAACATCATAGTCATAATCGATTTCATCATAGGCATTATTGCGGTTGGCAATAAAATCAACCTGATCATCACGTAAAATATCAATTAACAAACCCATATCATCCGGCATAGCGGCTTTCCACTTCATGGTTTTACCGCTAACCGGATGGGTTAGACTTAATACGCCCGCATGGAGCGCCTGACGTTTAAAGCCTTTTAAAATCTCAATAAACTCCGGCATCATTTGCTTAGGAATGCGCAATTTAGAGCCATACAAGGGATCACCCAGTAATGGAAAACCCAAATGAGACATATGTACTCTGATTTGATGGGTGCGGCCAGTTTCAAGACTGACTTTAACATGCGTATGGGCGCGAAACTTCTCCGCGACACGATAATGACTGACCGCAGCTTTACCACCTGCCACACGAACAGCCATTTTCTTGCGATCAGTTACATGTCGGCCAATCGGTTTATTCACCGTGCCACCTGAAATCATATTGCCAACCACAATCGCATCGTATACCCGTTCAACATCATGACGTTGCAACTGGTCAACTAGGTGATGCTGTGCTTGTAAAGTTTTAGCGACTACCATCAGACCCGTGGTATCTTTGTCAAGCCGATGAACAATGCCCGCTCTAGGCACTTGGCGCAACGCAGGCGCATAAGCCAGTAAACCATTCAATAAAGTTCCATCAGGATTGCCGGCACCTGGATGCACCACCAAGCCTGCTGTTTTATTAATGACTAAAATCGCTGCGTCCTCATAAACAATATCTAATTCCATCGATTGAGCGACTTGCTGCGTTTCATCCTCTTCTAAAGGCATCACACTGACCAATTCACCGCCCAACAAGGTATGACGGGGTTTAGTAATTACGACACCATCCACAGTCACTCGCCCGTCTTTTAACCAGGCCTGCAAACGGCTGCGCGAATAATCAGTGAAGGCTTTTGCAATCGTCGCATCAAGACGCGCCCCCATATCTTGGTGGCTAACGCGAAAACTAAGCGGTGATTCAGATTCAGAGGTCAACGGGTTATTCAAAACAGATCCTTAAGACTAAATTGTTTGTGATAAAATCGAAAATATTTACTGACTATTCTAACCGAGAAATTATGTTAAAAACTTTTCGCTTACTTGTTATTCTTTTCGGCATGGTTGCTGTAACCGGTTGCTCCAACTTGATTCAAAAGCCAGAATCTCAATGGACTGTGGAAGAGTTCTACGATCGCGCTAAATCAGAGTTTGATAATGGTCAGTGGAAATCCGCTATCGAGTTTTATGAAAAACTTAAAGCTAATTTCCCCTATGGTGATTATGCAGAACAAGCCTATCTTGAACTTGCTTATGCCTATTATCGTTACGATGAACCCTTATCCGCTATTCGCGAGCTAGATGAATTCATTCGTTT comes from Thiomicrospira aerophila AL3 and encodes:
- the rluD gene encoding 23S rRNA pseudouridine(1911/1915/1917) synthase RluD; this translates as MNNPLTSESESPLSFRVSHQDMGARLDATIAKAFTDYSRSRLQAWLKDGRVTVDGVVITKPRHTLLGGELVSVMPLEEDETQQVAQSMELDIVYEDAAILVINKTAGLVVHPGAGNPDGTLLNGLLAYAPALRQVPRAGIVHRLDKDTTGLMVVAKTLQAQHHLVDQLQRHDVERVYDAIVVGNMISGGTVNKPIGRHVTDRKKMAVRVAGGKAAVSHYRVAEKFRAHTHVKVSLETGRTHQIRVHMSHLGFPLLGDPLYGSKLRIPKQMMPEFIEILKGFKRQALHAGVLSLTHPVSGKTMKWKAAMPDDMGLLIDILRDDQVDFIANRNNAYDEIDYDYDVEVEWVTDADIPEEY